GTTGGGATAATGCCCTGCAGACATCACGGACCGAATTGGCAAAAATCCAAAATGAAGAGGCGTTTTCTGAGGCCCGTCCGGAGCTCGCGACGATTCTTCCTGACATCATGGACGGCTTTGCCGAGCAAGCACTGAGTGCTGGCGATGTGGCGAGCGCGAAAAAGTATCTCGACTTGGCCAACACCGCTTTCGAAGATGTTAACAACGCGGCTTTTCTTCCTACCTCGGTGCGCCAAGGGCAACAGCAACGTATTGAACAAATTCAAGACAAGCTCGCCGCGGTCAAGCATCGAATCGATCAGGATAATGAATTGATTCAAACGATTGCAGACATTCAGGCAGCTGCCAATCAGGGTCAGATTGGCCAAGCTTATGCGTTACGAAAGACTTTGTTGACCAAGTATCCTGGTCTTGAAAGCGATACTCGTTTGATCGATGCGATTGGAGATGTGACCGAAAAAGAACGTGAATCGGTGGCTGTCATTACCGATGCGCCTACGGTTGTTGCCGAGGACCACCAGCCGCTCTCGCAATATCAGGTCACCTTGGCAAGTCGCCGTGGTGGAACGGCCGAGGGAGTCACGAATCGAATTGTTTTCGCGCGAGTGCAAGGCGCCGTTTACGGACTCAAGGCTGACACGGGGGACGTTTTATGGCGACGGTATGTCGGATTGGATAATCCCCACACGCCTTTGCCCGTCAGTTCAAACGTTGGCGCGGATGTGCTGGTGGTCGATTCGGCACGAAGCGAATTGCTGCGGCTTAAGGCCGATTCCGGAAATCTCGTCTGGCGATTGCCTTGTGTGGGAAAGCTGGCCGCACCGGTGCTGGTCGGTGGCCGCCTGTTTGTCGGCTTTGGTGACGACGTGACCGGCAAGTTAGTCGAGTTGAATCCGGAAACGGGTGAAATGCTCGGTGGCGCGAATTTTGAAACCGGGTTGGCGACGGGACCGGGTTACGACGCTGAGCAAAATATGATTGCACAGATTGGCTCTCACTCAAGCGTCTATCTGATGGACGCCAAAAATTGGAATTGCGAAAACGTTTATTACCTGGGGCATGCCGAAGGGGCGATTCAGGTTCCGCCCATCGTGATCCAAGAACAGGTTGTGATTGCTGAAAATCCTGCCCCGGAATTTAGCTTGGTTCACATTTTGACCCCTGATGCAGAAACCGGTTCGCTCAAGCCGTTGGCCAAGCCGTTTCGCTTTCAAGGACAGATTGTGGTTCCGATCGTTCCCTTTGGGCGACGCGTCCTGGTCGCAACCGATCGAGGTGAAATTCACGTGTTGGAATTGGATCCGGCCAATACCACCGAGCCGGTTCGGGAAATCGCCAAGGTCTCTAGTTCGGTCCGCCCAGGTACGATCGGTTATCCTTTGCTCGGAAATGGACGGCTATGGGTCGGCGACAGCCAATTATCTAAGTACGAATTGCAAACGTCTCGTGGCCAGTTGGTGCGAAAATGGATTAACAATAAGGGCGATTCTTTTTTGGCCCCCTTGCAGCGATTCGGGGATGTGCTGTTCATTGTGCGTAAGCGAGCGAACCGAATGGGGGCGACGGTCTCTGCGATTCGGATAGACGAACGAGATGGTGGTTCACGAGACGGAGAGACGATCTGGGACACCGATATCGGAGTGCCGCCGGCAGGCGAGCCCTTTGTGAATAGGAAAGCTCAAGAGATTGATGTGGTAACAGGGAATGGCGATCTGTTTGCCGTCAATGCGGCGGCAATTCGAGCTGGGGTTGTTGATAAGCCGACGAGTGAAGTCATTGACAATCGTATCTCGGCGCTTCATCAGTCCGTGGGAGTTGGCAACAATCAGGTGGCCTTTTTCGGCTCGCCGCCTTCAGAACAGATGGTCCT
The DNA window shown above is from Pirellulaceae bacterium and carries:
- a CDS encoding PQQ-binding-like beta-propeller repeat protein, which translates into the protein MSALELIDLLAEKELISERSIEKLRSQIQSSSKEITAQTLATLLVKKQLLTEALAKQLLKQLEQRHAEIDLSEELELRPDEPEEPEPELIEVDEPVASDDDLVPLPEDDDEPATVGDSDDYAEVYDETLDETSAADPPPMDDLLSGEGGDDEPITVTVGKKKSGVAAMLGLAKGGPRRKFQSNRWDSPLILGGGGALLLLLFAAVGLWFYLTRGTGDDAFALAYDDYRQASYGQSIGKFEKFLADYPDHSKVSLAKVRIGLAKIWADVDRKRWDNALQTSRTELAKIQNEEAFSEARPELATILPDIMDGFAEQALSAGDVASAKKYLDLANTAFEDVNNAAFLPTSVRQGQQQRIEQIQDKLAAVKHRIDQDNELIQTIADIQAAANQGQIGQAYALRKTLLTKYPGLESDTRLIDAIGDVTEKERESVAVITDAPTVVAEDHQPLSQYQVTLASRRGGTAEGVTNRIVFARVQGAVYGLKADTGDVLWRRYVGLDNPHTPLPVSSNVGADVLVVDSARSELLRLKADSGNLVWRLPCVGKLAAPVLVGGRLFVGFGDDVTGKLVELNPETGEMLGGANFETGLATGPGYDAEQNMIAQIGSHSSVYLMDAKNWNCENVYYLGHAEGAIQVPPIVIQEQVVIAENPAPEFSLVHILTPDAETGSLKPLAKPFRFQGQIVVPIVPFGRRVLVATDRGEIHVLELDPANTTEPVREIAKVSSSVRPGTIGYPLLGNGRLWVGDSQLSKYELQTSRGQLVRKWINNKGDSFLAPLQRFGDVLFIVRKRANRMGATVSAIRIDERDGGSRDGETIWDTDIGVPPAGEPFVNRKAQEIDVVTGNGDLFAVNAAAIRAGVVDKPTSEVIDNRISALHQSVGVGNNQVAFFGSPPSEQMVLFDPSKSSQTLDVVTLELQNETPAVLPIPFEEGLLVSTAAGPIYLLDVKTGKPLVHPYLPPLQAEQKVDWLPAAITEDGLQAMMADVEGRMYQLSVKVGQKSQVTATAQAKVEKKMIGRLAVLADTVFAATRAARADAVASFKTVDLTPVQEWKLTGRVTWGPTRLGDGVLVASDANELIKLTGDPEPAWRTDLPFGPLAGEPLVIDGDFVFAAVSGQIWRVDGQTGKEIVRLDVGEPLGTGPVQFSGSRLLVCGGDGTVHIVTLPSDQSSE